From the Leguminivora glycinivorella isolate SPB_JAAS2020 chromosome 21, LegGlyc_1.1, whole genome shotgun sequence genome, the window aagaGAACATAAGGAAGTAGTAACAAGAATCGCTGTCTCTGCCATACCTTCTCATGAACTTGGGTATTGAGCCATTAAAATATTGATTGAACGAATTTGAAACACGAAACAAATATTAAACTAAGAAAATAATCCAAAACTTACATGGGAAAAATCTCgagttcgaaattcaaaatagaTCTCGTGCGTTTTGGTTTCACAGCACTGGAATACACTGATGGAACCACAGATCCAAATGTTTTCTTTAATACACTACAAAGTCACGATATTTCAGCACAGAGCGTTTCAGTAATTCtgtaataattttctttcagcaaaattaTTTCGACTCACAAATCGCGTTCGCAAACTCGATCGATCTGTCAAACAGCTGATGTGATGTTGCGTTGCTATGCGGCTAtggctattttattttattgccgTATTTCATTTGACAGATCGTGGGTTGCCTGGTTAATGAAATAAATCCCCACAAAACAATTGCAAAAAGGGGCAAATTTTGCTatacaaaaaacaaataaaaggcaagacgacgaccggtctggctcagtcggtagtgaccttgcctgcagtgcctgctaagccgcggtcctgggttcgaatcccgataaaggcatttatttgtgtgatgagcacagatatttgttcctgagtcatggatgttttttatgtaagtatataagtatgtatttatctatttaagtatgtatatggtcgcttagcacccgtagtacaagctttgcttaatttggggctaagttgatctctgtaaggtgtccccaatatttatttattattcatattttataagaaaTGAAGGAGTAAACTCTCCTATGCTCTTGCTAATGTGAGTAAGTATAGCAATGTAGGTATAAGGAGgtaatttaaacaaaatattttttgtcatttttatttGCTTCACGTtctaataatatatatactctacctattatttatacatatttgtaaataataatactaACATCACGTTAAATACATAAACGATACAtaactacatacataatatataataaatttcGATATACATACACATCATAAATATGTcgatgccaaaaatatatacgaTAAATACACATAAGTAATCATAGTCCGTTTGCACGCCTATCCTATTAAAGTCTtttcacaattatttttaaGCTTGGCAAGAACTGGGAACCCTGTATTGGGCAGCTTGTTGCTGGCCGCTAACTTGAGGGTTCTCTCCTCTCTGAATCTGGTTTCTGTAGTTCTGGAACTGCGCATCAACTGCTGGCCGGCAGACAACCTGGACAGGTCGGACCTGATAGTTCAGACCTCTGCAGTGCTTCTCACAGGCGGGCACCTGAACCGTCGAAATGCAAATCTCCTTCTCGGTCTGATAGTATTGCACTTGCTTTTCCATGTGGCAAGGTCCTTGCTGCTTCTGGAAGCTGCGAGCTCTGTAGATGATGTTGCTGTAGCGTTCCTCGTCTGAGGAGTCAATTTCTTGTCTCCACTGGTCGTCTGATCGGAGAATAGACGTGTAGTGATAGTGGGGCTGGTAGGCCTGTTCACGCACTTGGTTAGACAGTTGCTGGGTGTGAGCATCAGCGTTCTCGGTGTTCAGAGCGTAGGCAGCAGCGTAGAGCTCTGGTTTGTCAACGATACCGTACTGGGTAAGGTAGTCGTCACGAGGCTCACCGCTCATGTATCCGCACACTCCTCTGATGTTGTTACGGTTGTTGCTGGCCCAGATCACGAGTCTCTGGCCATCGTAGATGCCGCGGAGACGGTCTTCACCAATGACAAACACCAAGGCATTCTCGGTGTTGTAGTAATACAGAAGAGGGGCGTCTTTAGCTTCGTCCCAGTACATGGTGAATTCACCTTCAGAGACTTTCTTGGCGTTAGTGTTGACTTTCAATCCATCCTTCAGGTTGACACTGGCTGCAGGCTGGACTTCCATTTCTAAGTGGTTGCCGGTGTCGGATCTGCGAAAACAAAATAGGTACATTAAATTGTAATGAAAATTATTGAAATGAGCGTCCTTTCTGTACTTAAGGTCTTGGAATGTAAATAGAGCCATAAAACCATTAATTTGCAAAAAGTTAGTTACAGACAATACATTGGTATCACGCAAAAAAACAGGGACTATTATTATCAAGGACTATGCCAGGTATTGGAAAGAATGGGAAGGGCTTCGCCGTCGTTTAGGGCGAAGACGTTTTTGAAGGAGTTACATTTATGGCGCGTACCCCGGATGGAATGTAGATAATAATTATAGCTGACTCCCAAAATTCAAATCCTAATTCAAATTTACTTGTATGAAACATAGATCTCCTGCTTCTTCTCCTCGGGCCTTCTAGCCAGGATGGCGAGCTGCTCGTTGCTGACTCCTTGTTGTCCAGCGTACTTGGCGTTGTCCTGAACCACCACGTGCCAGGAGCTGGTGAGAGTGTAGTCGTAAGTGCGGTTGCTGAAGGTCCTGATCTTGGAACCATCGACAGTGCAGTAGGCTGTAAGAACAATTGTAAGTAAATACAAAAGCCAGCGATCAAGGACAAAAACAGTTATATAATTTTAGACGGTGGGATACTTACGCAGGTATTGTTGCCTGGTGAAGCGATTAAGGACGCGCTCGTACGCATTCACTGGCGTGTAGAACGATAAAGCAGCAGCGCTGGTCTTCGGGATTGGGACGTTGTTCATCTTAACATGGCCGTAACGCGTGATCATGTCCAAGTTCATGTAGTCATCCATATAGGATGCCTCAGCATCGAAGTCCAGTTTACCCTCGGCTGATTTCTTCATTATGTTAATATCGGTGTACCAGTAGCCGTAGGTGGTCAGGGCCTTGTAAGCCTGGTAGGTCATGTTGATGACGGCAGGGCTTAAGTCTTTGTAGGAAACCGAAGCCTGAACGCGAGTGGGAGCGTACGCCATTTCTATCATCATTCTGCTGGCCTCCTGGTAGTAGTTGTTGCGGGCCATTTCTTGGACGCTCTGCTTGGCCCATGGGCTCTGCTGCATCTCTTCAGTGGCTTTTTTGGTGCGCTCAGCCAATCCCTTGATCTGAATGTTTCCGTTCTTCTGACCGAGGTTGAAGTCAGCTTCAAAGCTGGCCTTCAGTTCCTTTTGCAGGGCCTCAACGAAGTTCAGAGATGATGCGACAGGCTTGTTCAGTGTTCCGACAGAGTTGATCTGATTGTTCCCGTATTTGGCTGAGTTTCTAGCAGCGAAGAAAGCGTATCTGATCTTGGGGTCAACTTTGCTGTCGCCGACGGCGGCAGTGAGCATGTATTCAGTTTTCTGCGGTCCCTCGAAGATGGCGCTAAGGTCGATGATCTGAGCTCTGGCGTACTTGATTCCAGCTACAGCGCGCTTCACGATCTCTTGGCGGCGGGTGGCGCTGATAGGGGTAACATCTTGGATTTCTGATGCTACTACTGGACCTTCAGACTCTTTCTGGTTGTAGAGAGTGTCTGTGGACAAGAGAAAAAGAAATCATTAatcacatttatttttataaagtcGCTGCTCAAGTATAATTCTGACTTAACTGTTAACGAGCTCATGATAAAGCCATTAtgactcttttttgctgtgtacttaacacagcaaaaaggagtatacaagtttctaatgggttgacaacgcgcacgtgacactccttgaattgcaggcgtccataggtgacggtgacgtattataaaaaaatatgtcaattttaataaaaaaaggagcttcaatttaattttacataaaaataaatcaacttACCATAAGCCACGGTGATAGCAATAGCCTTATTTTGGGATTGTGTTCCAATATATCTGAAGTTCAAGTGCGTCATGGCAACGTCTCTCTGGTTCAGAGCGAAGATGATGTTCGACAGCAGATCCTGTCCCTGCATCATGGTGCCGAAGTTCCTGTAGTCCTTGGAATATGAGTATCCTTGCACCTGGAACTGGGTACCGGTGCCCTGTCCGAATTTGTAGTCAACCCACATCACTTTGTTTCTGCGCGTGATGACTTTCGTGGTCGGGTCAAGTGAAACCGGGGTCAGAGTGTCCTTCTTCTGATTGGCTGTGTAAGGCCACATGCTGAAGTAAGCGATGGTGGTGTCCTGTTCAGGGCGGAGGGGTTCCAAACGGATCTTGAACTGTCCGGCTTTAGCTTCCATTTGGACCTTTACGGCAGCATTAACCTGGTGTTTCGTGACGATGCCCGCGCTGACGAAATGGTTGTCCAGCGTATTCAAGAAACCGACGCTTCCCTCAATATTTCTCGCGTAAGTGAACTGTATCTCATTATCTTGCTTCATGGAATATTCACGGTTCCGGATCGAAGGGATGTTGATCTGACCTTTGGATTTAGCCTGGATGTGGACGACGGTAGGTTCTTTGTATTTGTAGATGAAAGGCATACCGGAGGCGAGAGGGAACATGATGGAGACCTGAGCCTGGTTGAAGACCTTGGTGTAGTGGATGTCGTAACCCTTGTTGAGGTTAGCCAAGTACTCTCCGAAGAGGGCTGGGAGTCTGTCCATGTCATCTTGAGTGAGGCTGTAATATCTCTGCTGGTTCATGAAATCGATGAAGAAGGAGGCCAGGAGGGGTTTCTGGGAGTCGTGCTTGATGTTCAGCATCTCAGCGATCTTTTCAGCGGAGTACTTGTGCTCGGCCGACTGGGGAGCGGTCTGTTTCTCAAAGGTCATCTTTTGCGTCAGAAGATCGATGAATTGACGGTAGTTTGAGAACGATGCGGCAATctgaaattaatattaattcataatttaaataaagtaacctTTTAAAGGTTTCCATGttcaagttaaaaaaaatattaaacgcaacacgaataaaataaattgtagaAAAAGACGAAATCCCTCCATTTTCGGAAAACTCTGGTATTCTGCTTTCCTGGCAACATTATATTTTGTTGTCAAAACACGCaacttgacactgacagatcagATGTCGGGCGGAGCAGTGTCGAAGCACAGCAGCATAAtcgtattttacaaaaaatgcCATGTAAGCATTATTCAATAATAGTAAAGTGAGTATACATTTGGAAGTATTTAGGCATTCTTTCAAACGAATTGTTACCAACAAACGCCTTATCAAAAGGAATCTTCACCAACCCTTATTATCTTCTGAAATCTCACCGTGTTCATCCTAGCGTAGCCATAGGCCCGGTTCTTCCACGAGTATTTCAAGGTTTTCGGGAACAGTGACTCCTCACTGCTGACGTAGGACATGACGTTCATCATGCCATACTCGTCCTTGCCGAAGAATTCGCCGAACTTCTTGGCTAGGTTGAGAGTTCCGAAGTCGTCTTTGGTGAGAGAGGGCTCGGCGGCTTGGGCGGCTCTGGCACTGAAAGAAAATTTGGTTTATGGATTTTTTTGCAGTCGCAATTATAGTCTGTCAAATCAAGTCAGTCACTAAAAAAGCGGGAAGTTTAAAAGATGTAGGCGCGAGAGTTTATGGTACTATAAATTTTTTGCGCCTTTTTCATCTGACAGATATGTTTGCCAGACTATAGGTTTTTCTACTTGACacacgtacatacatacacatgcctgtattcccaaacggaGTAGGCACAATACATGAAActtagtttcagtgccactcttggcaatcaaggggttgaatgaaaatgaaattgtgataCACACATACCTGTCATACAATTTTCTAAAGCTCGGGCGCAACGAATCAATTTTCCAGTGAAAAAATTCATGTTTCGCTCTAAAAGTTAAAATACACAAATAATACTTACAGGGTCTGGTAACGCGGGTCCTTAAGTCCAGCAGCAGACTGGATGCTTTCCTTCAGCGCAGCGCGCACGAATATGCTCGGGTCCTTCTGTgtcatctcagccatcgcctgcATCATGGCGACAGTCGGACGAGTCATGAAGATGTTGTGGATCGCCGACACTCGCACTTCGTAGGGCTCAGCCGTATTCCTCAGGATACTGTACAAAACAGCGCGCGCGAAGTGGTCCCTCTCGTGAGCCAACACGTCAAGGTTCAACACCATCTGGGCACGGAGGTAGTTGGACACTGGCACTTTGCCTTCCAAGTAGGGCGCGAACACCTCCAAGAtgctacggtggcctagattaCCGATAGCCTTGATGTACACCTGAGCTTTGTGGTTATCGTTGTTTGTGATTGCTTGCTGCAGCTCTTGGCTCAGACGCGGCAGGATCTCCTCAAGGACGAAGTTGTCGTACTTGTTAGCCAGACGGCCGTACATGTGAGTGGGGTAGTATTTGTGCGCGGTCACGTTGTTCACTTGGGCGTGGTTGATCAGTCTGGTGGCAGCGATCAGAGCGGTGGTGTTCAAGTATTTCTGCTCCTTAACCTCCTCACTCATAGCAAGCTTAAAGAACTGAATCATGACGTCCTTGGTAGGGTAGCGTAGAGTAGAGGGAAGAGAAGCGATGACCTGAGCGGCCTCCTCTCCTTGGATCTTCTTGTTCACGATCCAGGACTTAATCTGTTGGAAGGCAGGTAAGGTGCCCGCTTGAGCTACAGCATCGCGGTAGACCATCCACATGTCAGACTTGAGAATGTTATTGGAAGACTTGGCGACCTCAATGGTACGACTGATCTGGCCGAGTTGTTCGGAGCTCATGGCGGCAATGACGCGCACCAAGATGTTGAACTTGGAGAGGAAGTCGTTCTTGGGCATGTTGTTAGGGTTTTGAAGTAGCTGCGCGATTTCCTGGACGAGTTTCTGGGCGTTCATCGTGTTCTGCTTCTTGTCTACGCGGGGCTGGGGGCTCAT encodes:
- the LOC125237409 gene encoding vitellogenin-like; the protein is MMKLLVLAALVAVVASGRHGLANHKNEGPWQPGKLYTYEVLSSTLARLEEGASTGGAFRARFTIRARAPDRLQARLDTPQHAQIHQDLPNTWALPADLKYQDVDNLNQIFEIYLDGGRVKSLKLPTTVSLQHENLLKGLISALQLDLSAHRNQHSAHDTLDQQTQQGLYRKMETDVTGDCETLYAILPVAAEWRRELPNFSDLKEEPFEVTKTRDYKHCHHRVSYHFGVPHGVQWTGTPENPQDEQFMKQKMYSRILVGKQGPIYKSETTSTVHVNPHLYGKQMAEVRSKVVLKLVKYEQDNEAEWQVPEGRVIKNLLYAMNSKQLTMQDSSSSESSSSESHEHQHHHLYNLDGQQKENEGEDNLNRVRRSLRYKKQVTVNKVLIKRSDEDKSWDSDSTSAYVNDDVPNINEPAYASLYMSPQPRVDKKQNTMNAQKLVQEIAQLLQNPNNMPKNDFLSKFNILVRVIAAMSSEQLGQISRTIEVAKSSNNILKSDMWMVYRDAVAQAGTLPAFQQIKSWIVNKKIQGEEAAQVIASLPSTLRYPTKDVMIQFFKLAMSEEVKEQKYLNTTALIAATRLINHAQVNNVTAHKYYPTHMYGRLANKYDNFVLEEILPRLSQELQQAITNNDNHKAQVYIKAIGNLGHRSILEVFAPYLEGKVPVSNYLRAQMVLNLDVLAHERDHFARAVLYSILRNTAEPYEVRVSAIHNIFMTRPTVAMMQAMAEMTQKDPSIFVRAALKESIQSAAGLKDPRYQTLARAAQAAEPSLTKDDFGTLNLAKKFGEFFGKDEYGMMNVMSYVSSEESLFPKTLKYSWKNRAYGYARMNTIAASFSNYRQFIDLLTQKMTFEKQTAPQSAEHKYSAEKIAEMLNIKHDSQKPLLASFFIDFMNQQRYYSLTQDDMDRLPALFGEYLANLNKGYDIHYTKVFNQAQVSIMFPLASGMPFIYKYKEPTVVHIQAKSKGQINIPSIRNREYSMKQDNEIQFTYARNIEGSVGFLNTLDNHFVSAGIVTKHQVNAAVKVQMEAKAGQFKIRLEPLRPEQDTTIAYFSMWPYTANQKKDTLTPVSLDPTTKVITRRNKVMWVDYKFGQGTGTQFQVQGYSYSKDYRNFGTMMQGQDLLSNIIFALNQRDVAMTHLNFRYIGTQSQNKAIAITVAYDTLYNQKESEGPVVASEIQDVTPISATRRQEIVKRAVAGIKYARAQIIDLSAIFEGPQKTEYMLTAAVGDSKVDPKIRYAFFAARNSAKYGNNQINSVGTLNKPVASSLNFVEALQKELKASFEADFNLGQKNGNIQIKGLAERTKKATEEMQQSPWAKQSVQEMARNNYYQEASRMMIEMAYAPTRVQASVSYKDLSPAVINMTYQAYKALTTYGYWYTDINIMKKSAEGKLDFDAEASYMDDYMNLDMITRYGHVKMNNVPIPKTSAAALSFYTPVNAYERVLNRFTRQQYLPYCTVDGSKIRTFSNRTYDYTLTSSWHVVVQDNAKYAGQQGVSNEQLAILARRPEEKKQEIYVSYKSDTGNHLEMEVQPAASVNLKDGLKVNTNAKKVSEGEFTMYWDEAKDAPLLYYYNTENALVFVIGEDRLRGIYDGQRLVIWASNNRNNIRGVCGYMSGEPRDDYLTQYGIVDKPELYAAAYALNTENADAHTQQLSNQVREQAYQPHYHYTSILRSDDQWRQEIDSSDEERYSNIIYRARSFQKQQGPCHMEKQVQYYQTEKEICISTVQVPACEKHCRGLNYQVRPVQVVCRPAVDAQFQNYRNQIQRGENPQVSGQQQAAQYRVPSSCQA